Proteins encoded by one window of Halobacteriovoraceae bacterium:
- the fliD gene encoding flagellar filament capping protein FliD: MSISFGSINTGLPKDIVQQIIKAEQIPIERMEARKSKISDRQTLVNQLGQLVEGIRGDVFANSDDRSFREFLINTRDDIIDVSFDKSRVQPGSYQLEVVQMARKSSAMTSGFEDPENSYVGVGYIQYRLPNGDWKDVYIDSSNSSLNDIAKLINRDTSNGMRANVINDGSGGKSPWRLLLSLEETGDQNLADFPYFYFVDGEQDFYLEKERHAQDAIVKIDGFEVEFPTNTITDVIPGVTFDLKKAAPGEEFSLKIGEDSSKITEKISAMVDKINEVLQFIKQQNTLDENSDTGKTLGGDILLQTIEGKIRSSVFMPVETEFGMRRVSDFGVQFQKSGLLELDDKKFEEALKSNYKMISQVMVGKYDIEEGKVNGFINNLADAVNSILRFPDGSIQLRKQSLRSNIEQIDRQIEQKQRNIAKKEEQLKDKFARLEGTISKIKNQGAGLAGLGSGTDNFVTQLG; this comes from the coding sequence TTGAGTATTTCATTTGGCTCAATTAATACAGGACTACCAAAAGACATCGTCCAACAGATTATTAAGGCCGAACAGATCCCTATTGAGAGAATGGAAGCTCGTAAGTCAAAAATTTCTGATAGGCAGACACTTGTCAATCAACTAGGCCAACTAGTTGAAGGTATAAGAGGAGATGTCTTTGCAAACTCAGACGACAGATCTTTTAGAGAATTTTTAATAAACACACGTGACGATATAATTGATGTGTCATTTGATAAAAGTAGAGTTCAACCAGGCTCTTATCAGTTAGAGGTTGTCCAAATGGCCAGAAAGTCTTCGGCCATGACCTCAGGCTTTGAGGATCCTGAAAATTCATATGTGGGAGTGGGATATATTCAGTATAGGCTACCAAATGGTGATTGGAAGGATGTATATATTGATTCTTCAAACTCTTCCTTGAATGATATAGCAAAATTAATAAATCGAGATACTTCTAATGGAATGAGGGCGAATGTTATTAATGACGGAAGTGGAGGTAAATCTCCGTGGAGGTTGTTACTTAGTTTGGAAGAAACTGGTGATCAAAACCTAGCGGACTTCCCTTATTTTTATTTTGTGGATGGTGAACAAGATTTTTATCTTGAAAAAGAAAGACATGCCCAAGATGCAATTGTTAAAATTGATGGCTTTGAAGTTGAATTTCCGACAAATACGATTACAGATGTCATTCCAGGTGTGACATTTGATCTTAAAAAAGCAGCACCAGGAGAAGAATTTTCTCTTAAGATCGGAGAAGACTCGAGCAAGATAACTGAAAAAATAAGTGCAATGGTTGATAAAATCAATGAAGTACTGCAGTTTATCAAACAGCAAAATACTCTTGATGAAAATTCTGATACAGGAAAAACTCTGGGCGGAGATATTTTACTTCAAACTATAGAGGGGAAAATACGATCTAGTGTATTTATGCCTGTTGAAACAGAATTTGGAATGCGAAGAGTATCCGATTTTGGTGTTCAATTTCAAAAATCTGGACTTCTTGAACTTGACGATAAAAAATTTGAAGAAGCATTAAAGAGCAATTACAAAATGATATCCCAAGTAATGGTTGGAAAATATGACATTGAAGAGGGAAAAGTTAATGGTTTTATAAATAACCTGGCAGATGCAGTAAATAGCATTTTAAGATTTCCTGATGGAAGTATTCAACTAAGAAAACAAAGTTTGAGATCAAATATTGAACAAATTGACAGACAGATAGAGCAAAAACAGAGAAATATTGCGAAAAAGGAAGAACAGCTAAAAGATAAGTTTGCGCGTCTTGAAGGTACAATTTCAAAAATTAAAAACCAGGGTGCTGGACTAGCAGGTCTTGGATCAGGAACAGATAACTTTGTAACACAACTAGGATAA
- a CDS encoding sigma-54-dependent Fis family transcriptional regulator, producing MSENMLKKAIENKIPILVLGAPGTGKTTFVKKLIYDIYRDEEYCIHVNLASIRPEHFEDELFGHVDSRSNKKGLLESAHNKVLFLDEICELDLHLQAKILQVLEEKSYHSIGCLKKKKFTGTIVFSTNKYLENEVLLGKFREDLFHQIKGLTYTLQSVSFNPTKLRQILSANKNLAPGLLNILCNYSWPGNFRELIRFNNYCNILHPEIVTEGLFNEWKLKHDDQYEFLSYQHYHDALAGFEKTYLRKKLNKYNGKINQTSTEIKLSKGTLIAKIKKYDIQSASNDKFKKYKYLRALDV from the coding sequence ATGTCTGAAAATATGTTAAAAAAAGCTATTGAAAATAAAATTCCAATTCTCGTCTTAGGAGCTCCAGGTACAGGGAAAACAACTTTTGTTAAAAAATTGATCTATGACATATATAGAGATGAAGAATATTGCATCCATGTTAATCTTGCTTCAATTAGACCAGAACACTTTGAAGATGAATTATTTGGACACGTTGATTCTAGATCGAATAAAAAAGGCCTACTCGAATCCGCTCATAACAAAGTACTTTTTCTCGATGAAATTTGCGAGTTAGATTTACATTTACAGGCCAAGATTTTGCAAGTGCTGGAAGAAAAGTCTTATCATAGCATAGGTTGTTTAAAGAAAAAGAAGTTTACAGGGACAATTGTTTTTTCGACAAATAAATACCTTGAAAATGAAGTACTATTAGGAAAGTTTAGAGAAGATTTATTTCATCAAATTAAGGGTTTAACTTACACGCTTCAAAGTGTTAGTTTTAACCCAACAAAATTAAGACAGATACTCTCTGCAAATAAAAATTTAGCACCAGGACTCCTCAATATTCTTTGTAACTATTCGTGGCCCGGAAACTTTAGAGAATTGATACGATTTAATAATTACTGTAATATACTTCACCCTGAAATTGTGACAGAGGGTTTATTTAATGAATGGAAACTTAAACATGACGATCAGTATGAATTTTTGAGTTATCAACATTATCATGATGCTTTGGCCGGTTTTGAAAAGACATATTTGCGGAAAAAACTAAATAAATATAATGGGAAAATTAACCAAACATCCACTGAAATCAAGTTAAGCAAGGGTACTTTAATTGCAAAAATTAAAAAATATGATATACAATCTGCGTCAAATGACAAATTTAAAAAATATAAATATCTGAGGGCATTGGATGTTTGA
- a CDS encoding RlmE family RNA methyltransferase yields the protein MFEVQDHYFKKAKKQNFLARSVFKLEEIDLKYKILKKGDHVVDFGYHPGSWTQYAAKKVGEKGSVHGIDIRPLQEKLTNQKNIKLFQKDIFDVSDLASLDCHEKFNVVLSDMAPNTTGIRSVDQDRSLLLVEKVFEILPVYLLPGGNFVIKVFDGHEAQVFLKSMKCRFKEFKHLRPKSTRSISKEFFVIGKGFLS from the coding sequence ATGTTTGAAGTACAAGATCATTACTTTAAAAAAGCGAAAAAACAAAATTTTCTGGCCAGAAGTGTTTTTAAACTTGAAGAAATTGATCTCAAATACAAAATATTAAAAAAAGGGGACCACGTAGTCGATTTTGGTTACCATCCAGGATCTTGGACTCAGTATGCGGCAAAAAAAGTTGGGGAAAAGGGTAGTGTTCATGGAATTGATATAAGACCATTACAAGAAAAATTAACAAACCAAAAGAATATCAAATTATTTCAAAAAGATATATTTGACGTATCTGATCTAGCTTCACTTGATTGTCATGAAAAGTTCAATGTCGTTTTATCTGATATGGCCCCTAATACAACAGGAATTCGATCAGTTGATCAAGACAGGAGTTTGCTTCTTGTTGAAAAAGTTTTTGAGATTTTGCCAGTCTATTTGTTACCTGGAGGAAATTTTGTTATAAAAGTTTTTGATGGACACGAAGCGCAAGTCTTTTTAAAAAGTATGAAATGCCGTTTTAAAGAATTTAAACATTTGCGACCAAAATCAACCAGAAGTATTAGCAAAGAATTTTTTGTCATAGGAAAGGGTTTTCTGTCATAA